Sequence from the Sphingomonas koreensis genome:
GCAATCACCGGCAAGCTGTGGCCGCTGGGCGGCGACACCGTCTTCGTCCCCGGCCATGGCCAGCCGAGCAATTTCGCCCAGGAACGCCGCACCAACCCCTTCGTCGCCGATGCGGTGCTTGCAAGAAGTTAAACCGATCGGTTGACAATTGTCGGAGCAAGTCGTAATTCAACCACATGGTTGAACGACTCGACATGACGTTCCATGCCCTCGCCGATCCGACGCGCCGGGGAATGCTGGCGAGCCTCGCGCTCGGCGAAAAGAGCATCGGCGAACTGGCCCAGCCCTATGCGATGAGCTTCGCGGGCGCCTCCAAGCATGTTCAGGTGCTTGAGCGCGCCGGTCTCGTCACGCGCCGCAAGGCCGGGCGTGCCCAGATCTGCGCGCTCCGTCCGGAGCCGCTCGCCGAGGCAAACCGATGGCTCGAGCAGTGGAGCGGCTTCTGGAACACTCGCCTCGACAATCTCGAAGCCTTGCTTCGCTCCGAACCGAAGGGCGGTTCCCGATGACCTATATCGACGGCTTCATACTCGCCGTGCCTACAGCCAATCGCGAACGGTTCCGCGCGATGGCCTCGCGCGTCGGCAAGATCTTCGTCGAGCATGGCGCGCTGCGCGCGGTCGAGAATTGGGGAGACGACGTCGCCAGGGGCGAGATCACCGATTTCTATCGCGCGGCACAGGCCGGAGAGGACGAAACCATCGTCTTCTCCTTCATCGAATGGCCGTCGAAGGAGGCACGCGACCGGGGCAATGAAACGGCTGCGGCCGACCCGCGTCTCGAGCCCTTGCCCGGAGAAAGGGACATCTTCGACTCGCGGCGCATGATCTATGGTGGCTTCGTGCCGGTGGTCGACGAGCGGGGCAGCGACCGATGAGCGGGCCCGTCATTCTTACGATCCGCCGCGACTTCGCGGCCTCGCCCGAGCGTGTGTTCGACGCCTGGCTCGATCCGGCGCAGGCGCGACGCTTCCTGTTCGCGACGCCGGAGGGCGAGATGCGGACGGTGGAGATCGATGCCCGCGTCGGCGGCACCGCGCACATCGTCGAGCGGCGCACACAGGGCGATGCCGTCCACCGCCTCCGGTTCGAGGTGATCGATCGCCCCGCCCGGCTCGTCTTC
This genomic interval carries:
- a CDS encoding ArsR/SmtB family transcription factor — protein: MVERLDMTFHALADPTRRGMLASLALGEKSIGELAQPYAMSFAGASKHVQVLERAGLVTRRKAGRAQICALRPEPLAEANRWLEQWSGFWNTRLDNLEALLRSEPKGGSR
- a CDS encoding SRPBCC family protein, which codes for MSGPVILTIRRDFAASPERVFDAWLDPAQARRFLFATPEGEMRTVEIDARVGGTAHIVERRTQGDAVHRLRFEVIDRPARLVFLFAADPAEDGEWTRVSIAIVPTATGCTLTLTHEMDPQWAAYEDQTRGGWTMILASLARITE
- a CDS encoding DUF1428 domain-containing protein, which gives rise to MTYIDGFILAVPTANRERFRAMASRVGKIFVEHGALRAVENWGDDVARGEITDFYRAAQAGEDETIVFSFIEWPSKEARDRGNETAAADPRLEPLPGERDIFDSRRMIYGGFVPVVDERGSDR